In the genome of Amyelois transitella isolate CPQ chromosome 25, ilAmyTran1.1, whole genome shotgun sequence, one region contains:
- the LOC132903388 gene encoding uncharacterized protein LOC132903388, whose translation MSQRNTKMMMLLAQKNKALREKFKESKQLQRNIKTIDPDFFPTSDSDDDPAFSRFNSADQLLAPILPSSNGFDFEDSHFLSGPCTSNVDYFAMHQDDQNTEIGNNNKSPNSLITLTTVPIIEHNDLSDISSPGFCFNTHNIHNVFNCGNPEPLITDTIEDQQRSCIFQDDTEKILITASDNTICTSESLRNNSNVISVQYEKSVENSSQGHEVTPNDNLRDTENLTQNEIADGNTHNLTTYTKAGTIRKRKKHDQPLKVRNEVKKSEIREKHNVKPPCPASCKKQCIQNISEEQRKIINESFWSLNDKERKAYMLHHTSAKSVKQRTVTRFESEEYRKKVSYSYSLKDVLGTKYGVCKTFFLTTLGYKSSNDKPLHTALANSNDTVAPPVDKRLGATPHNKIESTPIKEHIMSFEPSISHYRREHAPNRLYLPSDLTISAMHKDFLEKNPSCKVSYDKYREVVAELNISFVKLGHEECEDCEEFRLHDDTHTKENLKEDCLGCTKWKSHNKRAYMSREQYKLDSELNETDTVVYSADLQKVIMLPRIDMFKTAIFTHRIVVYNESFVPTGQGRKDLSVFPVLWYEGLFGRSKAEIISAYYQFFIFHRDKKNIILWVDNCSSQNKNWTFFSFLIYIINSKDINADKIVIKYFESGHTFMSADSFHHRVELSIKRMKNKIYDFADFSQAVSTAGKNVKLKEMNMQDFYDWDDYTTQYALSRIKPRPYVSEMVEVEVKRGSFDITYKTGFDQNAITASIIGKKILKSHVLPPPKKKTAPEGISRNKKENILKSFQNIIPQNRMSFWRELPTFD comes from the coding sequence ATGTCGCAAAGAAATACGAAAATGATGATGCTTTtagcacaaaaaaataaggcGTTGAGGGAAAAGTTTAAGGAATCCAAACAATTACAACGTAATATTAAAACGATCGATCCCGACTTTTTTCCTACTAGTGATTCAGATGATGATCCCGCATTTTCAAGATTCAACAGTGCTGATCAATTACTAGCTCCGATTCTTCCTTCCTCAAATGGTTTCGACTTTGAagattcacattttttatcgGGTCCGTGTACATCAAACGTTGATTATTTCGCTATGCATCAGGATGATCAAAACACAGAAATCGGGAATAACAACAAATCCCCTAACTCGTTGATCACATTGACAACTGTGCCAATTATTGAACATAATGATTTAAGTGACATATCATCGCCaggcttttgttttaatacacACAACATacacaatgtttttaattgcGGTAATCCAGAACCTTTGATCACAGATACTATTGAAGATCAACAAAGATCCTGTATTTTTCAAGAtgatacagaaaaaatattgataactgCTTCCGATAATACTATTTGCACTTCTGAATCTCTTAGGAATAATTCAAATGTGATAAGTGTTCAATACGAAAAATCTGTTGAGAATTCATCTCAAGGACACGAAGTGACACCAAATGATAATCTTAGGGACACCGAGAATCTGACACAAAACGAGATAGCTGATGGAAATACACATAATCTTACAACTTATACTAAGGCCGGTACAATtaggaaaagaaaaaaacacgaCCAACCTCTCAAAGTCAGAAATGAAGTGAAAAAAAGTGAGATTAGAGAGAAACATAACGTTAAACCACCCTGTCCTGCTTCATGCAAAAAGCAGTGTATCCAAAATATATCGGAAGAGCagcgaaaaattataaatgagagCTTCTGGAGTTTGAATGACAAAGAGAGGAAGGCTTATATGCTGCATCACACCTCAGCTAAATCTGTGAAACAAAGAACAGTAACAAGATTTGAATCAGAGGAGTACAGAAAAAAAGTAAGCTACAGTTATTCACTTAAGGACGTGCTCGGTACAAAGTATGGAGTATGTAAAACCTTCTTTTTGACAACTTTGGGCTACAAATCATCTAATGACAAACCTTTACATACGGCTTTGGCCAATTCTAACGACACGGTTGCACCACCAGTAGACAAAAGACTGGGAGCTACTCCtcacaataaaattgaatctACTCCTATTAAGGAACATATAATGAGCTTTGAGCCGAGTATATCTCATTACAGGCGTGAACACGCTCCCAATCGCTTATACTTACCCAGTGATTTGACAATCAGTGCGATGCATAAAgactttttagaaaaaaatccgTCTTGCAAAGTATCTTACGATAAATATCGAGAAGTAGTCgcagaattaaatatttcttttgtaaagCTTGGCCACGAAGAGTGTGAGGACTGTGAAGAGTTCCGTTTACACGATGATACACATACCAAAGAAAACCTTAAAGAAGACTGTCTAGGTTGCACGAAGTGGAAAAGTCATAACAAACGGGCATACATGTCCAGAGAGCAGTATAAATTAGACAGTGAGCTAAATGAAACTGATACTGTTGTATATTCTGCTGATTTACAAAAAGTTATCATGCTGCCCAGGATAGACATGTTCAAAACTGCTATTTTTACTCATAGGATAGTGGTTTACAACGAAAGTTTCGTGCCAACTGGTCAAGGCCGAAAAGATTTGAGTGTTTTTCCTGTACTATGGTATGAAGGGTTGTTTGGACGTTCCAAAGCCGAAATTATAAGTGCATactatcaattttttatttttcatcgggataaaaaaaatatcatactaTGGGTTGATAATTGTTCCTCCCAGAACAAAAACTGGacgtttttttctttcttaatttatattataaattctaaGGATATCAACGCCGACAAGATTGtcatcaaatattttgaatccGGCCACACCTTTATGTCAGCTGATAGTTTCCATCATAGGGTAGAGCTGTCCATAAAACgcatgaaaaacaaaatttatgatttCGCAGATTTTTCTCAGGCAGTTAGCACTGCaggaaaaaatgtaaaacttaAAGAGATGAACATGCAAGACTTTTATGACTGGGATGATTATACCACACAATATGCACTGTCTCGAATTAAACCGCGTCCATATGTCAGCGAAATGGTTGAAGTTGAAGTTAAAAGAGGCAGTTTTGATATCACCTACAAAACAGGATTCGATCAAAATGCAATTACTGCTAGCattataggaaaaaaaattttaaaaagtcatGTCTTGCCTCcaccaaaaaagaaaactgctCCGGAAGGAATTtcaagaaacaaaaaagaaaatattttgaaatcttttcaaaatataataccaCAAAATAGAATGTCCTTTTGGAGAGAACTCCCTACTTTTGACTAA
- the LOC106137147 gene encoding uncharacterized protein LOC106137147 has protein sequence MLDKSILGGSWESVVSRDDYEIDYSPSPRGSPLKDTSNIQDDQPYCISRHNPNKTFRRESVIASWKHLKKEREQALGKRVVYVDADSYQDYYGRNKVKRCKSERTACSPRVPKKVKRTYSVLYRYDPNEEKVVKEYKYQLPKEQEAPEDATYTPMQRSVSEPFLHPDRVPKKKVKRSITTLLNIKTKFLNIFTSKS, from the exons ATGTTGGACAAGTCCATCCTTGGTGGCAGTTGGGAAAGTGTG GTGTCGAGGGATGACTACGAAATTGACTACAGTCCGAGTCCAAGAGGTTCGCCCTTGAAGGACACGTCCAACATTCAAGATGATCAGCCCTACTGTATCAGCCGTCACAACCCCAACAAGACTTTCCGTCGAGAATCTGTAATCGCTTCATGGAAGCATttgaagaaggaaagggagcAAGCATTAGGAAAGCGCGTGGTGTATGTCGATGCTGACAGCTACCAGGATTACTATGGTCGGAATAAAGTCAAAAGGTGCAAGAGCGAAAGAACTGCTTGCTCTCCTCGAGTACCAAAGAAGGTAAAACGCACGTACTCTGTTTTATACCGATACGATCCAAATGAAGAGAAAGTCGTCAAAGAGTATAAATACCAGCTACCCAAAGAACAAGAAGCCCCAGAAGATGCTACTTATACGCCGATGCAGAGGTCCGTTTCCGAGCCATTCTTGCACCCTGATAGAGTACCAAAGAAGAAAGTTAAGAGATCCATTACAACACTATTAAACATCAAGACCAAATTCCTCAACATCTTCACATCAAAGAGTTAA